TTATAAATGAAGTAACCCACAACCGCCAACACAGCTACACCGCCGATCAACAGGAAGTTGCGGTATTTCTCAGTAAAGGACTGGGGCCCGGTCACTGCGGCAGAGGCGGCACCCTTAGATGACTTCTCTTCCTCATAGATCACTTCGTCCTGGTCGATGACTTCATCGTCATTCATTGTCGACCTGCCCTTATTTCTTGCCATAATTCACCTTAAAAATTTGAGGCTACAAAAAAACGAAAACCAATCGTCAAAACAAAATGATCCTCTGAGCTTTCCGGCTGCAATTTGATGCAGTCACAACTCCGTAAGCCAGCATAAGGGCCTGTATTGGTGGCACAGAATTACGCCTTCAGGCAAGTTTGGCAGATCAAACAGAGAAACAGATGCCTCAAAAGCGGGCCCAATCCACTTTAAACGCTGTTTTTGATGGAGTTGTCCTCGTCCCGCCGTTTAATTTTGCGAGAAATCGTAGAATCTCTTCACCGAAAGCCAGAACAAAAGGCTAATTTTGCACCCATGCAAAAAATTAGGAACATCGCGATCATCGCGCACGTTGACCACGGTAAGACCACATTGGTTGATAAGATGCTTTACCAAGGCCAGGCATTCCAAGCACACGAAACCCCTGGTGAGTTGATCATGGACAACAATGACTTGGAGCGGGAGCGCGGCATCACGATTCTCTCCAAAAATGTATCCATTCGCTACAAAGACTACAAAATCAATATCATTGACACCCCTGGTCACAGCGACTTTGGTGGTGAAGTGGAGCGTGTTTTGAACCTTGCAGACGGTGTTTTGTTGCTGGTGGATGCCTTCGAAGGCCCCATGCCACAAACCCGCTTCGTGCTTCAAAAGGCGATTGCCCTTGGTCTCAAGCCGATCGTAGTCATCAACAAGGTCGACAAACCCAACTGCCGTCCCGATGAGATCAACGAAGCTGTCTTCGAATTGATGTTTAGCCTCGACGCTACTGAGGACCAACTGGACTACCCCGTATTTTACGGCGCGTCCAAGCACGGATGGATGAGCACAAGCTGGCTCGAGCCCAAAGAAGACCTCACGGATTTGTTTGAAGGCATTCTCACGCACATCCCACCGCCCAAAATCGGAACTTCGGGCGTGACGCAATTGCAGATCACTTCGCTGGACTTCAGCAGCTATACCGGCCGTATCGCCATCGGTCGTCTTTACAGCGGCACCTTGCGCAACAACGGTCCCGTCGCCCTCATCAAGCGTGATGGCAGCATCAAACGCTCGCGTATCAAGGAGCTTTACCTCTTCGAAGGCCTCGTCAAAGCCAAAGTCGAATCCGTAGAAGCTGGCGAAATCTGCGCATTGGTGGGTTTGGACGACTTCGAAATTGGCGACACCGTCTCCGATGCCGACAATCCAGTAGCCATGTCGCCGATCAGCATCGATGAGCCGACGATGAGCATGCTCTTCACGATTAATGATTCGCCGTTTTTTGGCAAGGAAGGCAAATTTGTGACCTCCCGCCACTTAAAGGAACGCTTGGAAAAAGAATTGCAGCGCAACCTCGCGATGCGCATGGAGCCAACTGACTCGGCTGACTCCTTTATCGTCTATGGCCGAGGCATTTTGCACCTCTCGATCTTGATCGAAACCATGCGCCGCGAAGGCTATGAGTTGCAAGTCGGTCAACCGCGTGTCATTATCAAGGAAATTGATGGTCAGCGCTGCGAGCCTGTCGAGGACATGAACATCGACGTTCCAGAAGAATATGCCAGGACGTGCCATCGATCAGGCGACACGTCGTAAGGGCGAGCTGACCAAAATGGAAATCAAGGCCGATCGCGCCCTTCTCGCGTTTAACATCCCATCCCGCGGCATCATCGGTATGCGGAATGAGTTGCTCACGGCCACCGCAGGCGAGGCTGTCATGGCCCACCGCTTCTTGGCCTTCGAACCTTGGAAGGGTGAGATCATCAAGCGTACGGTTGGTTCGTTGATCGCACACGAAACGGGGACCTCGATTCCCTACGCGATTGACAAATTGCAAGATCGTGGTCACTTTTTCATCGATCCAGGTGAGGATGTGTACAACGGCCAAGTCGTGGGCGAATCTACCAAGGCAGGTGACCTCGTCGTGAACGTGATCCGCACGAAAAAACTCACCAACATGCGCGCCTCGGGCAGCGACGTGAAAATGAAGATTGCACCGGCGGTAAAATTGAGCTTGGAAGAGGCCCTGGAATACATCAGCGGCGACGAATATGTCGAGCTCACACCCAAGAGCATCCGCCTGCGCAAAATCCATTTGGACGAAAACGAGCGCAAACGCTACGCCTCCAAAATGAACTGAGCAATCAGTTCAAATACAAAAAATCCCCCGGACGTGATCGCTCGGGGGATTTTGTTTTTTGGAGGTGGTGGAGCATTAGCGGGCGCCTTCCATGATGATTTCAACGAGATTGCTGTCCCAAGCGATGGTTTCGATATCCAACCCACTCCCATCGGGATCATACGGCACACCCCAATGGTCCAACACCGCCATCTGCACAACCCGAATCTTCTTGAAACGAGGATAGTCCACGCGGATCACGCGACTGTATTCCTCCTTGTAGTCGCCCAAAAAGGCCTCCAAGCGCACATTGTAATGACCTGTGTCGGCGTATTGATGTGCGGGTTCAAAGGAATCAGAGGTGGCACTGTCTCCAAAATCCCAGAGGTAGGTTGTGGCACCTTGTGAGCAATTCAGGAACTGAACAGGTACCTTGGGGTCCATGAAGGTGTCGTTTTGTAGGGAGAAGCAGGAGACAATGACCGGCGGGGGTGGTGGCGTCGGTTTTGGCAACAGCGGATCGTCGAGCTCTCTGCAGGAGATGATTGCCAATAGGGAGAACAGCAGAAGAAAGGTTAGGCGGATGGCTTGGTTTTTCATCTCGCTCCCTCCATGATGATCTCCACCAAATTGCTGTCCCAAGACCTTGTTTCAACAGGCGAGTCAATCAAATCGCGATAGTACATTGTTCCAAGCCCCACAGTGTCCCGAGTTCCTGACCCATAACAATCCAATTCCCACTGCCAGAAATATGCATCAATACTCATATCTTGGGTGAGTATGAACTCATATGGGAGGGTGACGTTTTGAGCAATCGGAAAGATAAAGGTCGGACTATTGTTGCCATCCCTTGTAAATCTGGCGTTAATATCCAACCCACTCCCATCCAGATCATACGGCACACCCCAAGGGTCCAGCACCCCCATCTGCACAATCCGAATCTTCTTGAAACGAGGGTAGTCCACGCGGATGACGCGACTGTATTCCTCCTTGTAGTCGCCCAAAAAGGCTTCCAAGCGCACAGTGTAATGACCAGTGTCGGCGTATTGATGTGCGGGTTCAAAGGAATCAGAGGTCGCACTGTCCCCAAAATGCCAGAGGTAGGTGGTGGCACCTTGCGAGCAATTCAGGAATTGAACAGGCACCTTAGGGTCCATGAAGGTGTCGTTTTGCAGGGAGAAGCAGGAGACGATGACCGGCGGCGGCGGGGGCGGCGGTGTCGGTTTTGGCAACAGCGGGTCGTCGAGTTCACGACAGGCGATGGTTGCCAAGAGGGTGAAGAAAAAGGCAAGAAGCAAGGGTTTAGATCGATGTAAGTTGTTCATAACCTTAAGTTAAGCATTGAGCTTGAATACTCAAAGTCAACGCTCTGTGATTTAACAAAATGGCAAAAAATATGGCCTCCGAAGTGAACTTGTTCGGAGGCCATGTTTTGTAGGTTGGGACGAATCCGCTTCCTCAATGCCCATCCAGCTCCGCCTCGGCAACATCTTCGACATTCTTCTTTTTGTGGCGAATGCGTTTGAGGTTGATGTTGTCCACGGGTTTCACGATCAACGGGAATTTTTCGACAAAAACGCTGCTTGTTTCCAAACCAAAAGCACGTTCAGGAGACAAACTGAGTTTCTTGAGCAAGAAATAGCCTTGCAAAGCAAGTCTTGTGAATAAGCCAAGATCATTGTCGCCGCTCAGGTACTTCTCAATGAGCACAAAACGGAAGTCTCCCACCAATTTGTTGTCGCTGAGGGAAGCATATTTACTCCGAATGTCCACTTCACCTTCGTTGACCATGCCTTCGACGACCTTCCTGAAAAACAGGTTGATGCGTGGCTCAACCCTGAATCCGAGGTAAAAATCGACGCGCACGATGTCGTTGTCGGCGATGATGTTCACGTCATAATCCATGCGGTAGGGTTCGTCAACCACATGAATGTGGAGGAACCAATAAATGTCGGCGCGTTTGGGAAGCCGCTTCACGATGCTGTAAAATACCTTGGATTCGATCATGTCGGGCTGACCGACATTGGTCATGAACACAAGGTTGGTCGCGTATTTGGGAACGGATTCGTCGTGGCTAAGGCGGATCAACGTGTCTTTGTATTCGTCGATTTTTTCAGCCTCTGTAAATTGCCCTGCCACACGTTTGCCGTAGTACCAAACCGTCATCACGGTAAACAAGACCGCAGCGACCAAGATGGTCACATAGCCGCCGTGCTCGAATTTTTCGAGGTTAGCCGCCAAAAATGAACCTTCGACAGCAAGGAAGAATAAAACAATCAGTACAATCAGCGGCAAGGGATAGTGCTTACGTCGCATGTAGAAGGCGAGTAAGGTCGTCGTCATCAACATCGTCAACACGATCGCCAAGCCGTAGGCAGCCTCCATCGCGGAGCTCTCCTTGAAAAACAGAACGATCGCAATACAACCCGCCCAAAGCAGCCAATTGACCGAAGGTACATAGAGCTGCCCCTTCAAGTCGCTCGGATAACGGATCTTGACCTTGGGCCAAAAATTCAGTCGAATGGCTTCGTTGATCAGTGTAAATGACCCAGAAATCAAGGCTTGACTTGCAACGATGGCAGCTAGGGTGGCAATGATCACGCCTGGAATCAGGAACCATTGCGGCATGATGGCAAAAAATGGGTTGGGTGCATCGAGTTGTACCAACGTTTTTCCTTCATTGGAAATCAACCAAGCACCTTGACCAAAGTAATTGAGCAGCAGGCTCACTTTGACAAAACCCCAAGACACGCGCACGTTTTGTTTTCCGCAATGGCCCAAGTCACTGTACAAAGCCTCGGCTCCCGTACTGCACAAAAAGACGGCACCGAGCAGAAAAAAGCCTCCTTCGTGGTTGGCAAGCAGGCTGTAGGCATAGGTTGGACTCAAAGCACGTAAGACCGAAAAATCATTGCTCAACGCCAATACCCCCCAAAATGCCAGCATTACAAACCAAACCAACATCACTGGCCCAAAAAACTTGCCGACAACCTTCGTTCCGAACTGCTGAATCATAAAGAGCGCAGTCAAAATCGCCAAGATGATCGGGATCGTCGGAATATCGTCTCGCAAAATGCTCAGACCCTCAATGGCCGATGCCACGGAAATCGGCGGGGTAATGATGCCGTCCGCAAGCAAGGTGCAACCTCCCAAAATCGCTGGGAAAATGAGCCACTTCACCTTCATTCGGCGCACCAAGGCATACAGCGAAAAAATCCCGCCTTCGCCTTTGTTGTCCGCATTGAGCGTAATGAAAACGTATTTGATCGTCGTGAGCAGCGTGATCGTCCAAAAAACGCAACTCAAGCCACCAAGGACCACCTCCTTGTCGATCGGCCCCGAGCCTACAATGGCTTTGAGCACATACAAAGGCGATGTACCGATGTCCCCGTAGATGATGCCCAAAGTCACCAACAGCGTGCCCGCGGTTACTTTGTGATTGTGTGCTGAATGTTCACTCATTGAATTTCAAAAAATGCATTGTCAAATTTCGCAATGTTGCATTTCGCAGGAAAAGTTACGAAGCTATTTTTCATCGTGACATCTAGCCCTTTGCCAGATTCACCGATGGGGAAGAATTGTCTGATGGAGGCGAATTATCGGACGGAGGCGTACCTGCATCATCGATTCTGCGCAGCTTCAACCCCGTTACGGGCTTCACGATCAATGGGAATTTCTCAATAAACACGCTGCTTGTCTCCAAGCCGTACGCCTTTTCAGGAGACAGACTCAGCTTCTTGAGCAAGAAGTAACCATTCAAGGCAATCCGCGGGAAAAAGCTCAAATCATTGTCGCCGCTCAGGTATTTCTCAATCAGCACAAATTTGAAATCGCCCATCAAGTTGTTGTCCTTGAGCGAGGCGTATTTACTGCGAATGTCCACTTCGCCTCTTTCGACCATGTTTTCAACGACTTTCCGGAAAAACAGGTTGATCCGCGGATCGATTCTGAATCCAAGGTAGAAATCGACCCGCACGATGTCATTGGGCGCGATCACGCGTACCCGATAATCCATCCGGTAGGGTTCATCGACGACGTGAATGTGCAAAAACCAATAGATGTCGGCCCGTTTGGGCTGCCGCTTTACAATTGAATAAAGGACTTTGCTTTCGATCATGTTCCATTGACCGACATTGGTCAGGAAAACCAAATTGGTTGCGTAGCGGGGAATGGTCTCATCTGCACTCAGGCGCACGAGGGTGTCTTTGTAAAGGCCGATCTCTTCAGATTCGGTAAAGCGATGCGCCACCCGCTTGCCGTAGTACCAAAGCGTCATCACGATAAACAAGATGAGCGAAATGCTCAAGGAAACGTAGCCGCCATGCGGGAATTTTTCCAAGTTGGCAGCCAAGAACGAACCTTCCAACGCGAGGAAAAAGATCGTCAAGGGAATGATCAACGCGATGGGATAGCGCTTCATCCGCATGAAAAAGGCCAGCATGATCGTGGTCATGATCATCGTCATCACGATCGCCAAGCCGTAGGCCGCCTCCATTTTTGAAGACTCCTTGAAAAACAGCACAATGCCGATGCAGCCGACAAACAAGATGAAATTGATCGACGGCACATACAATTGACCCTTTTGCTCCGTCGGATAGCGAATCTGCACCTTGGGCCAAAGATTCAGTCGAACGGCTTCGTTGATCAATGTAAATGAACCGGTGATCATGGCTTGGCTCGCCACAATGGTCGCAAGCGTGGCGATGATGATTCCCGGCACCGAGAACCAAGAGGGCAACAAGCCAAAAAACGGATTCGGATTATCGGTCAGCAGCCAACCGTTGGCGATGCTTTCCTTGCTTTCCACCAAGACCCGGCCGACATTTTCTGGACTCAGCAAAAAGGCGCCTTGCCCGAAATAATTAAGGAGCAAGGCGAGTTTTACAAATCCCCAAGAAGCCCTGACGTTGCGTTTACCACAGTGACCAAGGTCGCTGTAAAGTGCCTCCACACCCGTAGCACAAAGGAAAACAGCGCCAAGAATGAAAAATCCGCCTTTGCGTTGTGTCAGCAATTCAAAGGCATATACCGGATTGATGGCCTTAAACACCGTGGGATTCTGCAGGATCCACAAGCCACCAAAAATGGCCAGCATGGAAAACCACACCAACATGACCGGGCCAAAAAACCGGCCGACGGCCTTGGTTCCAAATTGTTGCACCAAAAACAGTCCAGACAAGATGCCGATCACAATCGGAATTGTAGGGATTTTGGGATACAAGGTTCGAAGGCCTTCGACCGCAGACGATACCGAAATCGGCGGCGTGATCATGCCATCGGCCAACAAACTGCATCCGCCGATGATTGCAGGGATGATTAACCACTTGACTTTGAGTCGCTTGACCAATGCATACAAGGCAAATGTCCCCCCCTCGCCTTTGTTGTCGGCATTCAACACGAGTGTCACGTACTTGAGGGTGGTGAGCAGGGTGATCGTCCAGAAGATACAGGAAAGGCCTCCCAAAACGATTGAAGGATCGATTTGGCCTGCACCGACGATCGACTTCATCACATACAAAGGCGATGTCCCGATATCCCCGTAAATGATACCGAGCGTTACCAGCAAGGTTCCTGCCGTCACTCGGCGTGAATGGAGGGTGTGGTCGCCCATCTATTGTATCAACGAAGGTTTTCCACCGTGTGAAGGCATGGCATCCGCAGCGGCCACGGTTTGGTCGTCAAGGGAGACAATCTGAAAAAGACCTACCGCCATGACCATACACCCAAAATCGATCCGGGTGGACGACAAAATTAGCAGAATCCACTGCCCTGTCAAAGAAAATAACGTCCTCCCATTTAGCTGACCATAGATCTTGTCCCAAGAGGGTGCTATCCAACGCAAAAGGGGGCCGACAACAATGCAGGCCCCCTTTTGTGGAATTACCGAAAAACGGTCAGTCCTTGATCACCTTGGCAACAAAGCTGCCTTGGTCGTTGCGGACGTTGAGGTAGTACACCCCTGCAGGAAGTAGACTTACATCCATTTGGGATTGCAAGGCACCACCTGTATGCTCCAGCTTGCGCTCCATCAAAATCTGACCCAGCGCATTCAGCAAGCGGATGTGCAACACGCCCGAGCCTGCATCCATGGCGGAAATTTTCAGCAAGTCATGGGTTGGAACCGGCGAAACCGACCATTGACCAGGCATCGAATTGGTCAAGCCGACGACGATCACGGACACGCTGTCGCAGAGCGTATCTGATCCACAATTGTCCGTCACGGTCAAGCAAACGAGATAAGTGCCATTGGCCGTATAGGTATGGGATGGATTCTGCAAAGTGCTTGTGCCACCATCGCCAAATGTCCATGCCCAGCTTGTGCCACCAGTGCTAGCATCGGTGAAATCCACCAGACCCAGCACCGCGGTGGAGGTAAATGCGGCGACGGGCAAATCGCAAACCGTCACCGACTGACAGGTGCTGTCAGAACCGCAAGAATCCGTCGTTGTCAAGCAAACCGTGTACGTGCCGCCAGCCGCGTAGGTATGCGTCGGATTTTGCAGGCTGCTTGTGCCGCCGTCACCAAAATCCCAAGCCCAGGAAATCGGGTTGCCAGAGGTCATGTCCGTGAAGCTTGCATTCACGGTGCTACTTGTATAGGACCATGTCGCATTGGCTGCAGGGCAGGTGACCACCAAGGTCTGACATATAGAATCCGAACCGCAGAGGTTGTTCGTCGTCAAGCAAACTTGATAGGTTCCGGGACCGGAGTAGGTATAGACCGGATCCATCTGTGTGCTCGAGTTGCCATCGCCGAAGTCCCAACTGTAGGTCACGTTG
The sequence above is drawn from the Bacteroidota bacterium genome and encodes:
- a CDS encoding PKD domain-containing protein, producing MKNQAIRLTFLLLFSLLAIISCRELDDPLLPKPTPPPPPVIVSCFSLQNDTFMDPKVPVQFLNCSQGATTYLWDFGDSATSDSFEPAHQYADTGHYNVRLEAFLGDYKEEYSRVIRVDYPRFKKIRVVQMAVLDHWGVPYDPDGSGLDIETIAWDSNLVEIIMEGAR
- a CDS encoding PKD domain-containing protein; the protein is MNNLHRSKPLLLAFFFTLLATIACRELDDPLLPKPTPPPPPPPVIVSCFSLQNDTFMDPKVPVQFLNCSQGATTYLWHFGDSATSDSFEPAHQYADTGHYTVRLEAFLGDYKEEYSRVIRVDYPRFKKIRIVQMGVLDPWGVPYDLDGSGLDINARFTRDGNNSPTFIFPIAQNVTLPYEFILTQDMSIDAYFWQWELDCYGSGTRDTVGLGTMYYRDLIDSPVETRSWDSNLVEIIMEGAR
- a CDS encoding KUP/HAK/KT family potassium transporter, translating into MSEHSAHNHKVTAGTLLVTLGIIYGDIGTSPLYVLKAIVGSGPIDKEVVLGGLSCVFWTITLLTTIKYVFITLNADNKGEGGIFSLYALVRRMKVKWLIFPAILGGCTLLADGIITPPISVASAIEGLSILRDDIPTIPIILAILTALFMIQQFGTKVVGKFFGPVMLVWFVMLAFWGVLALSNDFSVLRALSPTYAYSLLANHEGGFFLLGAVFLCSTGAEALYSDLGHCGKQNVRVSWGFVKVSLLLNYFGQGAWLISNEGKTLVQLDAPNPFFAIMPQWFLIPGVIIATLAAIVASQALISGSFTLINEAIRLNFWPKVKIRYPSDLKGQLYVPSVNWLLWAGCIAIVLFFKESSAMEAAYGLAIVLTMLMTTTLLAFYMRRKHYPLPLIVLIVLFFLAVEGSFLAANLEKFEHGGYVTILVAAVLFTVMTVWYYGKRVAGQFTEAEKIDEYKDTLIRLSHDESVPKYATNLVFMTNVGQPDMIESKVFYSIVKRLPKRADIYWFLHIHVVDEPYRMDYDVNIIADNDIVRVDFYLGFRVEPRINLFFRKVVEGMVNEGEVDIRSKYASLSDNKLVGDFRFVLIEKYLSGDNDLGLFTRLALQGYFLLKKLSLSPERAFGLETSSVFVEKFPLIVKPVDNINLKRIRHKKKNVEDVAEAELDGH
- a CDS encoding KUP/HAK/KT family potassium transporter, whose protein sequence is MGDHTLHSRRVTAGTLLVTLGIIYGDIGTSPLYVMKSIVGAGQIDPSIVLGGLSCIFWTITLLTTLKYVTLVLNADNKGEGGTFALYALVKRLKVKWLIIPAIIGGCSLLADGMITPPISVSSAVEGLRTLYPKIPTIPIVIGILSGLFLVQQFGTKAVGRFFGPVMLVWFSMLAIFGGLWILQNPTVFKAINPVYAFELLTQRKGGFFILGAVFLCATGVEALYSDLGHCGKRNVRASWGFVKLALLLNYFGQGAFLLSPENVGRVLVESKESIANGWLLTDNPNPFFGLLPSWFSVPGIIIATLATIVASQAMITGSFTLINEAVRLNLWPKVQIRYPTEQKGQLYVPSINFILFVGCIGIVLFFKESSKMEAAYGLAIVMTMIMTTIMLAFFMRMKRYPIALIIPLTIFFLALEGSFLAANLEKFPHGGYVSLSISLILFIVMTLWYYGKRVAHRFTESEEIGLYKDTLVRLSADETIPRYATNLVFLTNVGQWNMIESKVLYSIVKRQPKRADIYWFLHIHVVDEPYRMDYRVRVIAPNDIVRVDFYLGFRIDPRINLFFRKVVENMVERGEVDIRSKYASLKDNNLMGDFKFVLIEKYLSGDNDLSFFPRIALNGYFLLKKLSLSPEKAYGLETSSVFIEKFPLIVKPVTGLKLRRIDDAGTPPSDNSPPSDNSSPSVNLAKG